The following nucleotide sequence is from Zea mays cultivar B73 chromosome 1, Zm-B73-REFERENCE-NAM-5.0, whole genome shotgun sequence.
TTATGATGTAACAATGTGTTTTTGCTATCTTGGTTCATAATATGTCATGTGCATTGTTCTCATGGATGTTATATGACAAGATATTGCACCCCACGAATGCATATGTATTGTGTGATCCATACAGTTTCTCTCTAAATGTGATGCAAAATTGACATCTCATGTCAATTTGAAAGTTCATcctatgcacatatttaggggagtGACAAATACATGTGTATTCAAAAACTTATTATgttttcaatcttattcatgtcatctttaattgttttggcatcaatcacaaaaaaTGAGGAGATTGTAACTGCAATCAACATTTTGAGGGTTTTGCTGATCAAATGAAAAATAGTAAAGAATCTAATAAGTTTGCTTCAAGTGTGTACTCAGTTATCTCCAAACCATAAGAAGTACAATAGATCATGTCGAAAAAAAGAAGCATGTGACTTACTGAAATAACGCGATACTTCGATAAGTTCatggttctaggcaatcaacacaTGAAATTTTATATTTTTGAGTCATAGGAATTGTCGTACTATAAATGGGATCCGCAAAAGGTAAGGTGTTTGTAATAAGCTCAAAATTATCTATTTCAAAAGCTATATTTTGGCAATGGTCAACTGTGAGTGAAGTATGCATTTCAACCACTCTAGAGTCAGGCCGAACCGAGTGGTTCAGCTGGTTTTGACTAGAGACGTCTCTGGTAGAAAGCAGTTGAACCTGCCCCAGGGGCGTTTCAACCTATCTCTGACCGGTTGAGCTGGCGGTTCAACCGCCTAGTTCACTTGGTTTCTAGCCAAAACGACTCTAGTGGATTGCGATTGAACTGACCTAAGGGGTGGTTCAATCGGTCCAAGGTTGGTTGCACCGTCTAGTTCAACCAGTTTCTctctggtagaaaccggttcaaccgacatTTTAAGCGTCGCATAATGCACACACTTCATAGTAACAACTAGATCTAGAGTTGTTCATATAAATAGCCTCTcttctctctctgtctctctTCATTGACCCCACGCATTCAAACCTAACCTAACTCAGAACAAAAGCCTTGGAAGAGCATTTACTCCCCAAATCTCTCTGACACCCCAACTTCTTTCCACTCCAAAGGATTGAGGAAACTTGGTGTGGATTAGGCTTCTCCATCCTTGTGCTTCCATTTCTCCCTCACTTTCTCTTGTTTGAGCTTTGAGCAAACATCGATTTGTGTGGATTTGGTACTCTTGGAGCTTTGGGCTCCTAGACGGTTAGTCGGTGCTTGAGAGTCTCCAATTTGTGGATGAcctcaagaagtttgtatcatctGCTCTTTGAGCAACTTTGAGTATGTGATTTCATCTTGACCTTTATGGACGGTGAAggcaggattagggttggaaaagacctgaCCCTTCGTGGGCACCTCAAATGGGGAAGTGGGGCACCTttttggtgtgaccgaacctcgggagtaAATCTCATGTTGTTGTGTTTTTGCTTTGATTGTTGTTTATATTCATCTTGTTGCGAGCAAAGATTTGGCCTGAACTTTGTGTATGTAGGTTTTGTGGAGTTGTTTCACTCAGATCTACTACATACACATCTCAAGAGACTCAAGAATTTGTTTTATTATAATATCTCTCATCAATCTCTGAGTTAAATTCGATTTAGTGTCAACTGAACCAGTTGAACCGGTTTAGAgtggttgaaccggcctgcactaATTGAATTGGTCGACCTCACTTGGTTTCGAAGTTTTTgttaaaattttcaggtgtagcctattcacccctctaggctactttcaaaacTTAGCAAATGGCGAACCATTATTTTCACAAGCATAGATAGAAAACAGTGCTATTTACTATAAGGCAATAAATGTTTCTTACCCCTTCAACATCAACATGTTTTCCCTGCTTTCTTCAAGCCTTCTAGCAACTTTGTTGCTTCTGCTTTATTTTTTGCCTCTATCTCTCTATGGATCCCGTCCTGCTCCCTCTACTTCTGTTCATTTAAAAGCCTCACCCTTTCCTCTTCCGTAGTTTTTTTGACTACCCattctctttttttatttttcctgACAAAAGAGAGCAACCATaaaaattaattaattaaaacgtCAAAGCACAAAAGAACAAGCACCGAATAATAAAAAATATACCTCCAATATTTGACGCTCAAGCTCTCTTCTTTGCGTTTTTCAATGATGGACTTTCCTGCAAGAAGCCTCTCATGCTGATTCTACACTATTCCATCCAAACTAATGAGACTTTCACAGAGTTTAGTAATTATATAAGATATGTACAAACATATATAACATAACATGCTTAGGACTTGTTGTAGCACTCTCAATGTTATCAACTTCTTCAATGTTGAAATGTATTGAAATTAGCCCGGTGTCCAACATCGTCGTCGCAGAGCACGGTCTCGTGGCCCACCGGAACAGCTCCAGAGCATACTGGCTCTCTATCTCGAGACGTTTGCCTCGCCCACGTGAGGCGACGAATGTGGATCCTGATACGGAGTCGTGTCTGACGCGTTAGCCACACGCGTGCAGCGCTGCAGCTGTGCGAAGTAGCTGCAACGTGTCCAACCACGTGCGGCACACACAGTTAGCTGCCATGATGTCGGAGGTGCACACAACCATGATGTCTTGGAGGAGGAGATCTGGCAGGAGTGTGGAGAAGTCCGTGCTCTGCGACATCGGCGCGGGTCAGAGCCTATGTTTCTTGGAGTGCCGGCGGTGCATGCCAGCGATGCATGGGACCAAGAGGAGAAGATTAGTGGAAAGGGGTGGCTAGGTTTGGCCCCTGTCCATCAGATGAGGGGAAGATCCCACACTGAGCCGTGTTAGACCAAGTGCTACAAAGCCACCGCTAGCGAAAGCAAAAGAGCAACGGGCGAGAAGCTGGGCACCCTGAGCAAAGTGCCTCAAGGTTGCTGCTGATACGGAGGCGAGCAAGTGGGGGCAGGTGGAGGCGAGGGGTCAGTAGGAGGTGGGAGGAGACAGGGGTTGAGCACGACAACCGCATGGGACGAAAAGGCCTGCATGTGTGTGGTGAGAGGGAGGCATCGGATCTAGAGGGAGGCAGTGTGGGAGAGAGAGACATGGCGGTGCAGATGGAATAGGAGGCATTGTTCTTGCGGTGTCAGTGGCGCGAGATGCGGGAGGCGGGCGAGCAGGGTGCGGTGGTTTGTTGGGACGACCACACACGTGCGGAGTGGGGAAGGGGTGGGCACACACGGCTGGTTGCCGCGATGTCAGAGGCACACACGATTGTGATATCCTAGTGGAGGAGATCTGGTGCGAGCGTGGAGAAGTCCTTGCTTTGCGACATCGACGCTGACCAGGGCCTGTTTCTTGGAGTGCCGATGGCGTGCGACGGAGACGTGTGGGTTCGAGAGGAGAAGAGCAGCGACGAGGGGAAAGGGGGCGACTAGGTTTGGCTTCTATTCATCAGAGGAGGGAGAGAGCACGCACCGTGCCGCATCAGGCCAAGTGTTATAGAGCCGCCGCTTATGAGAGGAGAAGAGTAGCGGGCGAGAAGCTGGGCACCCTGAGCAAAGTGCCTCGGGGTTGCCGCCGATGCAGAGGCAAGGAGCGAGGGTAGGTGGCGACGTGGGATCGGGGAGAGGTGGGAGGAGATGGAGGGTGAGCGTGACAACCGCGTGGGAGGGGAAGGCAAGGGGCAGGTGTGCGGTGGGAGGGAGGTAGCAGATCTAGAGGGAGGCGGCGTGGGAGAGAGAGTCGGGGCTACGTAGATGGTGTAGGAGGCGGGGTTGTTGTGGTGCCAGAGGTGCGAGAAGCGAGAGTTGGGCGAGCGGGACACGGTGGTTTGTTGGGACGACGACGCACATGTGGGGCGGAGAAGGGGCGACGCACGATAGTTAAAAACACACGAGTGGGGCGGAGAAGGGGCGGCGCACGATAGTTAAAAACGCACGACTGTTGAAACTATTGCATTATAATAGTAGAGATGTCATCAATGTCAATTAGTTCTTCGTGACGACTTGTATACACCTTTGAGCCTTttagggaaaaaagaaaaaaagagaagcATATTTTCCTCTTCTAGCTATTTGAAAAAAGGGCGAGAATAAATAACTAATCCTACCTCTTTCAAGTAAACCTTGATAGCAGTcatctcatcatcatcataaaCAAAAATTATGAAGCCATTTTAACAACACTGGCGTCTTGGAACGCTGGCAGTCGGATCCTGATCACTCGTACAGGTCGAAGTCGAACATTGGCGGAGCGTATGCGCCTAGGTCGCCGAAGAGGAATGTGTCAACCTCCGCGTAGACGAAGCTCATGTCGTTATCGTTCTTGAAATCGAAGAACGACTGCACGTCATCCGGGAAGCTGCACCGCGGCGGCGCGCCATCGATGAATTCAGTAGGTTGCTGTAGCGGCGGCGATGGCAGCTCCAGAGGCGAAGGCGAGAACGAACACAGGGACGTTGATGGCGAGCTACGCATGCTGCCGCCGTTGGTCTCGGAGGCTCCCGCCGCGGAAACCTGTTGCATCAGCTCCTTGAACCTAGGCGACTGCAACACCAGATCGAGCGCCGACGATGCTGGTGCCATCTGATGAGCCGGCGGCCCCATCTCGTCGGGAAGCTGCTGCACGCCGAAAAGGTGCCCCAGGTAGTCCTCGCGGTTGTGGAATTCATCGTCGCCCGTGGTCTCCTCGAGGCCGAGGCCGACGGTGGCCGGGCACTCGAGTAGGTCTAGTTCGAGCGAGACGTTCGGTGCGACGTCCATCGCGCCGAGGCTGCCGTCGCAGGGGCCATGGCAATGTCGATGCCAGTGGTTGATGTAATGGCTGATGTCGAAGTTGGTGACCGCGTTGAAGCCGCGGTGTTCTATAGCCGCCATGTCATACGCCACTGCCGCCTCCTCTTGTGTTGCTGTTGTCACCCACAATTATAGCGTACTTAAATTTAACATTAAAATAGTATTGATATAGTTTAAATGCATTGCTATTATCGTTGACATGGGATGCTTTATGGT
It contains:
- the LOC100384337 gene encoding uncharacterized LOC100384337 encodes the protein MARPRKNGGTDEDDANAATGATGKPKKLMKRARRKSESPSPRSSAYRGVTRHRWTGRFEAHLWDKDARNGSRSKKGKQVYLGAYDDEDAAARAHDLAALKYWGPAGTVLNFPLSGYDEERREMEGQPREEYVASLRRRSSGFARGVSKYRGVARHHHNGRWEARIGRVLGNKYLYLGTYATQEEAAVAYDMAAIEHRGFNAVTNFDISHYINHWHRHCHGPCDGSLGAMDVAPNVSLELDLLECPATVGLGLEETTGDDEFHNREDYLGHLFGVQQLPDEMGPPAHQMAPASSALDLVLQSPRFKELMQQVSAAGASETNGGSMRSSPSTSLCSFSPSPLELPSPPLQQPTEFIDGAPPRCSFPDDVQSFFDFKNDNDMSFVYAEVDTFLFGDLGAYAPPMFDFDLYE